From Desmodus rotundus isolate HL8 chromosome 10, HLdesRot8A.1, whole genome shotgun sequence, one genomic window encodes:
- the LRRC30 gene encoding leucine-rich repeat-containing protein 30, with amino-acid sequence MGARQSSSACSKDKGPRGMALLRKRQKFSPWDDALLSGKDPRSLLKRGMCHISFSLVTKGMTDIPDFLWGLSEVQKLNLSHNQLRGLPPEVGRLTRLVVLNLCGNCLKSLPQEISLLKGLKVLFINMNCLAELPAELSACRNLEVLSLSHNRLSQLPASFADLSRLRKLNLSNNCFAHIPVCVFALKELDFLHVGSNRLENIAESIQCLSSLQIFIAENNNIHSFPRSLCLLTSLELLNLNNNDIQTLPDELYLLCRLAKIAWNPMDKGLHISYNPLSKPLPELVEGGLEMLVSYLKDKKHN; translated from the coding sequence ATGGGGGCCAGGCAGTCAAGTAGTGCCTGTTCCAAGGACAAGGGCCCCAGGGGCATGGCGCTTCTGCGGAAAAGGCAGAAGTTCTCCCCATGGGACGATGCCCTGCTCTCAGGAAAGGACCCCCGGTCCCTGCTGAAGCGGGGCATGTGCCACATCAGCTTCAGCCTGGTCACCAAGGGAATGACAGACATCCCTGACTTTCTGTGGGGCTTGTCTGAGGTCCAGAAACTCAATCTGTCTCACAACCAGCTCAGGGGTCTGCCCCCCGAGGTGGGGAGACTGACCAGGTTGGTGGTCCTGAACTTGTGTGGGAACTGCCTGAAGAGCCTGCCTCAAGAAATCAGCCTCCTCAAGGGCCTGAAGGTGCTGTTCATCAACATGAACTGCCTGGCCGAGCTGCCGGCCGAGCTGAGCGCCTGCAGGAACCTGGAAGTCCTGAGTTTGTCGCACAACCGCCTCTCCCAGCTGCCCGCCAGCTTCGCAGACCTCTCCAGACTGAGGAAGCTGAACCTCAGCAACAACTGTTTTGCTCACATCCCCGTCTGCGTGTTTGCACTGAAGGAGCTGGATTTCTTGCACGTGGGCTCCAATCGCCTGGAAAACATCGCCGAGAGCATCCAATGTCTGAGCAGCCTGCAGATCTTCATCGCCGAGAACAACAACATCCACTCCTTCCCACGGTCACTCTGCCTCCTCACCAGCCTGGAGCTGCTGAACCTGAACAACAACGATATCCAGACCCTCCCAGATGAACTCTACCTGCTGTGTAGACTGGCAAAGATTGCTTGGAATCCCATGGACAAAGGGCTCCATATTTCCTATAACCCTTTATCGAAGCCTCTGCCGGAGCTGGTAGAGGGGGGCCTGGAGATGCTTGTCAGCTACCTGAAGGACAAAAAACACAACTGA